The DNA region TGCCTCCATGAACCCTCTTGTCATGCACTAGCCCACTATGAAGTGCACATAGACCTGTTTTCCCCCTTGCAAATGAATTGCAAGGACCATCCTGTTGGATGCCATATTCTGAACCCGGATGGCCCCAAGAGCATCTCTTGCCTCCCCCATGTGCTTTGCAAAAGTCAGTGCTGCCTTGTGCACTCTTTCCACAGCCTTCAAACTTGCATCTCTTGCCTCCCCCATGGCGGACACAATGATCAGTCCTTCCTCTGGCACTCTTTGTGCAGCCTGGTACAGCACACCTCTTTCCACCCCCATGTGCCACACAGAAGTTGGTACCTCCATGCACACTTTTAGTGCATACTCCACCACCCTGGTATGTACAGCGTTTTCCCCCTCCATGGCCCTTGCAATATGGGGTGCTCCCCTCAGCACCTTTGGTGCACCCTGGTGCAGTACACCGTTTACCCCCACCATGTGCTTTGCAAAACATTGTGCTCCCCTGTGCCCCTTTTGTACATCCAGGAGCTTGGCATCGACGCCCTCCACCATGTGAGATACAAAGGCCTGATAGGCCTTCTGCACTCTTGGTGCAATTTTCTCTCTGGCATCTCTTGCCCCCACCATGCCGGATGCACAATCCAGATTTCCCTCTGGCAGCCCGGGTACAACCTTCATGATTGCATCTCCGGCCACCACCATGGGCAATACAGAAATCTGTACGTCCTTCTGCACTCTTTGTGCAACCAAGGAATTCACATCGCCTGCCACCTCCATGTGCCTTGCAGTACACTGTACGACCCTCAGCTCCTTTGTGGCAGCCAGGTTTCTGACACCTCCTACCCCCACCGTGAGATATACAACGTCCAGAAGCACCTCTGGCACCCTTCCCACATCCCTCTACTTGACATGTTTTAGAATTACTGGGGCGATGTAGTGCCTGTTGCTGCTGTGTAAGCTCAGAAATGCAGGTGACCGAACTTTTTGGTCTTGTAGACGAGAGTTCCACAACAATAGGACTATGATCAAACTGCTTTGAAGActgatttaaaagaaaattagtgCCTGTATTTGATGACGTCTTAGAAGATGGCAAAGCAATCCCTGGCTTCCAACTACATGAAGTTGATCCCTCATCTGTATTTTGTGTCCCACTGAATGCTAATGGCATCTCCATATTCAATTGAAGAGGTGATGGATTTAGATGTACACTTGTAATATCCGACTCACAGGGCCCAGTGGAAAGGCTTAACTCCAAATCAAATTTTGGTTGCAGCTCCATTGTCTTCAAACTTGGATTAACAGGTTTCTTCTGGCTGTGTACCTTCTCACAGCCAAGATGAAGAGAAAAGTCCAGTTCAATATCTAAAGATGATTCCTCATCAATATCTTTGGCTGAAGACATAGCAGTGCAGGCAGCAGCTGAACTCCCCTTGCTGTCTGAGGAACTGCTTGAACGCCCAAGCCCAAGTGACAAAGAAGAGTCAACTCTTTGACCCATACATCCATCAATTAAATCCCACTTCCTTTTTGTTCCCTTATAAGAGGGCACAGAGGTGGGAATTGAAGAACCAGGGGAATCAAGTCGTAAGATGGTATCTGTCCCATGATAATTAGCTCCCCTTCCTTCAACTTGCATAGAATTGCCCAAAATCTTGAATGCATTTGCAGAATGATTAGCAGCAAATCCTAAAAAGTTCTTGAACCTCGCGTCCATGAAAGTGATGAAACCACTCCCGAAACAATATCTAATCCTATTTATGAATTTCACAGTACAACCTTCCTGACTTCCGGGTAAAAAAAGAGATGCTTATCTACAAAGTTAGGGTTAGATGTGTCTACAGGTGTTTAATGCACCCCCCACTGACAAATCCTGAAGTATCACGACGATCCATCTATAAGATATAAAAAGTTAAGCTGAGGCTGAGTTTGTCAGTTGTAAGTACAAATTAACCTATCAAGATCTGACTCCTTCCAAAACACACCATGGAAGCACTCATACTGTTTGCATTGAACCACATGGTCGGAACCGAAACATCTGCCAAAATGAACATGGTTGCAATCAGACTTGGGCAAGccaatttaaataaaagtggGTCATAGATGGAATCAGAAATAAGtgaaacacacacaaaaaaaacttatgattgCCACATACCAGATATTCAATGGCCCAAAACAAGCAAAAGactataaatttaaaacttaagaaaaaaaaaacttttccaaaaactttataaaaattgaaaagtggGATAGAACATAAAGACCACAGATAAATCTACTCATAATagcatttaaataaatgaactgGGCACACAAATTTCCATTGTGTAAGGGCATCACAAAGCTAGCAAAACAAAAACTGTAGCTATAGTTATAGTTATATAAAAAGCAAAAGGTATGGAATTACATAGCCGTGGCCACCCTTCCAAAAACATGTTTGCAAATCAACCATTCAACCCTAATCTCGAAGAatgaaattctaattaaaaGTTGGGCTGATTAGCAAACCGGAGAGATAGCTGAGTGCCAGAGTGGTTCAGCCAACTCCAAGTGAACGAGTAGTTGAAGTAGTCaatagttattatatataaaatagtgtGCATAATGCAGCATTTCAGAAAACAAGCACATTGTTTTCTCTGTTGTTTGTTTGCCACTAGAGCACCAGAAGTGCAGGTCAGACCCTGCTGACTACCACTTTATACTATGTTTTCACCAATTCTGGATAGAAGGGGCCACCCACTTTATACTGTGTTTTGAACCAACTGGCTGAATCCAGTCTGCTGACCAGCTGGTCCTTAAACACAACGAGGCGTTATCatgtcaaataaattttttagataataGAGGACTTAGATGTCTGCCTAGCTTTAACAGATGCATCAATATTAAAGAGTATACGAAAATGAGACAGAGAGAACTAGAGCAAACCTCGCCAGTTAACTGATAAGACATCTTTCCATAAAACAGCAGAAGCAACTAGGAGGAAACAGCAGCCGAACACCAAATACCTAAGTGCATCAGTTGAAACAGTTCTACTAATATTATAACACAGAAAAGCTATGCAATAACACATAAGAAGCATAAGATAAAGACTAAGAGCAAGCAAATGCatatatgaaaatatgaaataacaAGTATTGGATTCTTTAGTATAGCACACAGGATAACTACAGTCTTTGAATGTAATAATTTCTCAACAAGAAGACAGCACATCATTAAATtaacaatgaagaaaaaataaccgAGCAAGAGAACCTGAACAACGAACAAGTTTAGAACTCAGTTGCACAGTAAcatgttatatttatatataaatacaagCATTGGAGCGAAAattgtttcttctttcttttagcTACTTctgtttcaagaaaaaaaatcaattaaaaccaaccaaaaaaggaagaagggCTAACCCAGAAAGTTTCTTTACATATAGAGTAGAccccaagaaaaaaataagataaaataaatccattcaaataaaacatagaAAGAATTGACCAAAACAAGCGTAAAACAGAGAGATTTATGGAGAATTCCGATAATTTGTTGCGTTTGATCAAAGTACCTGGAGTCACAAActccaataaataaatagaaagacGGAAACCAGAAACAAGGATGGAAGCGCACAAGTTGAATTAGCGAAATATTAATACTAAGTACCCAAATATGCTGAATTTGATCACTATCGTAAAATCggagctaattaaggaagaaaaagattgaagtagaaaatattatattgaactGCAGTGATTTGCAGAGGAAAGGAggagaaaaaacaaatattccAATTCAACTTTCAACGTTCTAAATTTGCTGAAATATGCTAAACTGAGAATcttcaatcaaaatcaaaattctgtTTCCACAGAGTCGAGAAGGAGAATAAAAACATCAATTCATTGGCACGCCCGTCCTTTGAATACAATTCCAGATGCCAAATAAATAAAGTCGAAATGGAAAACGAAAGGGCACGCAAATGACGATGATTCCCTTAGCTCGCAGCTGAAGAGGTTCAATGAAAATTAGATTGGAGCGATAAATAGAACATGAATTGAAATTGGATATCGGAGATCTAAGGAAGAGTGAGTTACCTAGCGCGTCGATTGGATtcgatttgattttatttgatttggggtTAGAGAAACGTTTCTAGGGTTTTGAAATTCGGCGAGAGAACGAACAGCGAAGGCCGAAAAGAAACGGCGAAGAGAGAGTGAGAGCAATGAGGATGAAGAAGTGCGTGTTCATAGTGAGCGTACGCTACAACCAATTTTAATACGAGACGGATTCTAGGGTtacgtttctcttctttcttttttatttgacttatacttcaattatttttgtttcttccataattattaaaaagaaaaattgtttcttctTGAATTTGTGAACAGTTTTATGATTTACACCACATGTGAAATCCTAGCTAGCTTCTTTACACAGTTTTTTTAAGAGCTTCACAAGGTTTCCTTAGTTCAAAGGAAATTAGAGGAAATAGACATCTAAGATGTTAAGcaacttattttaattagtttttaatttttattagttaaaaaattatttaattatttgataagtaaattttagtgttttttaaaatattattttaagtaatattttttaaaattttaatttataaatttttatattttattttatttttatcttaaaatatttattcaatttttttgatatttttttaaaatgtgattttatatttttcaactatATAAATAGTTAgttctatcaaatatttatgacttaataaattaattttaaaaaaataatttttaattattaactaatttttaaactttttaactGACTTTcgagtttttaattaattttttaactaattttatggaATATAATCTAGTGACAAATGCCTAGGTAGTatattcacacaaaaaaatgagtttaaatatatttttttttgcctaaTCATATAGTAGTTCAATTTAAGCTTAGCTTGAAAAAatcgtgaaaaaaaaaaagactttcgCGGAGTTTGAATTTGGTTTTGGGAGTTTGAAGAAAATGAATAGTTTTTGGTTTGATATACTATAAGTCATGAAAACTGAATCCTCTCCTGCATCTCCCTTGAGCTGCTTTATACATCTTAGCAAGCATTGATCGTTGAATGCATTATGTCCAACAGCCACACGCCTTCGTGTAGTCCTTCACCTGTGTTGGGTCTGTCACAAGCGGCGAATCCAAACTCGTCCTTCGCTTGCGACATTGGCTTCAACATTTGCCGCCATTATTTCCGCTTTAAGCGGAAAACCCAAATCAACCTTAATCATCATTAGCTACCGGTCTTCGTTTGTGTGTTCTGttgtattttgtttaaattttttcttcattaaatattttgtgcGCATATGAAATAACTAGCTAATTATCTATAATTGtgattgtttatatataatgcTACAAGCATTTTCTGATCTTCAGTGTCCTGATTCTTATAATTGCACACCTTATTATTATGTGGGGAGGATGAACATTACAGTTCTCTGGAATTTGATTAATAtaggtattttttaaaattaaataccaATTTAGAGTATTCTTCAAACAATTTATCAAATTGAGTCTTATCATGTACAAAATTGATGACACCAATCAACTTAGCTCCATCTAATGGTGTTAttatgaaaaatgtcatttgttTAGTGTGTGAATAACTTGGTTTATCtagttaaacatattttttaatttatcattaaattttgtttttccaaCGTGCATGAAAGACTACACttgattgaaaaatatatttgattgaaCGAAGTTATTCAGTTGACGTTATTAGAtcatttacatatttaattGGGTAAAGTTTAGTTGATTGAcgtcaacaatttttttagcatgataaattatttaaaaaccatcctaaaagtgatatttaattaaaaaaaacttatattggTCAAATTCCCACAGTTCTCGAACATTTCTTATGATGTTAGTTGACCCTTGGGATTGTTTCCAAATGAAATACAAGTCAGTAGAGTATAATATTTCATGcaaaaatgaaatcataagcaaaaaaaaacaatacattAAGAGTGAGCAAAGTTTGCCAATTCTTTTGCAAATCCACCATTAACAAACCCTTTCTTCCAAAAAACATTTCTATATGTTATCTCAATCATAGTTAGAGATTCATTATGCTATCAGGTTTGGCACCAGGGCCAGAGTTTGTGGCGGTAAATGATGGAGCAGCTGTTGCGGGTGAAGGACAAATTCGGGTACAACGCTTGAAGTAAAGCCAACGGTGGCAAACATTAGAAAGGTCGTCATGAGTGAATAACAAAATAAGACTCTTTGGACACAAAACATGACACGAGGAAAGATGCATCTAACcatcaatgtttattttttaaacttataatGTTAACCGTCAGATGCATCTTAGGGACAATAAAGCAGTTGGAGAGGAATTCATAGAAGATTTGGATTCATAACTCACCACCACCCATGTCAGATTGAGTAATCTATTTTGTCACGTATAATCTTACAAaaggaaataattattttatttgtttaatttttaagaaagaaaataaacaaataatgaagaaaataacatgcataacAAAAAAGTGAAGgagacaatataaaaaataaaaaataaatgatatttatataacaaattatacaacaaggtatataattaagaaaaaaaaagatgaaagttgAATTTAAAATGCAATGAACGATAGAGTGAAGGAAAATATaaagacaaaatataatattatataaattattatatgtatatCATATctcatattataattataatgacataactacataattaatttattgggtAACAGATGTTAGTCAACTAAAATACTGTAGTAAGTAGTAAATATTTGACATTATTGTTAGGAGTGTTCGTtcagtttagtttaattttttatcgaaAATTATTCGAATCCaacttaaaaaacataattggtttggtttagtttaattttcatttaaaataaatttcaaatcaaacaaatattttatagtttagtttagttattttttgtgtgttttttactaaaatattattttattaaaatttatatactttcttttcatattttaaataaaattatattaaaaaaattattaacataaatctaaaaaacttattaatatgttaagtCTTTTGcaacaaaaatttacaaaatattatatattttaaatcaaaaatatcttaaaaaaatcttttaaaaagaaaaaataatatatatgtatgaatttcGTATACAtgatattacaaaaatattctaaaatatcaGTAGTACACGTAACACTAAAGTAATATTAGTGTTAGTATAAATGTTACAATTTAATTcgatttcaaaaatataaatccaACCGAATCAATCAgtctgaaaaaaaatcatatcaatttgatttttagttgtttttaatttttctatgatCGATTTGTATTTAAACACTTCTAATTAAGTGTATTTCATTCGGGTAAGAATAAATATAACGCAAGAAAATAGGTAGAATAGAAACTAGTggggattttttttcttgcctaggtaaagaaagaaaaataggtaaagaaaaatgaaaaaaaaaaaaatcacattcaaGAGTTGTCTATCCTTTAATGCAAAGTAAACTAAAAGTGTAAGACAACTATCATAGATATCCATTGAAACCCCCGGTTCCGTAATATCAATAATGCActgaattaaatttgaattataatattACTAGTAATGCACTTTtgtaactaaaaactaaaaatagaaaatcaaaatagagAATGTTTTCTTAACGATAAATctcttttacaatttttattcatttttagtttctatggaatttcaaaaaattaattttaattcttctattttttttactcttttcatttttttatcctcaaaattaatctttgagaggataaaaaatgaaaaaaaggaagcaaaaaTCCAATCTTCCAATAACAAATTTTGagtattaaagataaaaatggagaaatttgattaaaaatgttAGAATGGCTAAAGTtattcatttgaaatttgaccagaactaaaaatcaacaaaatttagaagcgaaactaaaaaaacaaatctgAAATAGGTgagaaaacaacttaaataaccCTAAAAATTTCTTCcacaacttcaatttctggagACAGGCATTTGACTATCACCCCTGGGGTATAAACACAAATAGATCTTGATAAATGATACTAATGGATAGTAATTTACATATTCTGATAAGTGTTGGATGCGCATGAATGAGAGATTGTAGCCAAATCGTCCAACTTCACTTCAATGTATCCGTACGTGACACATGCCTACCATTATATCAAGCTAGATGGAAAGGAAACCACGTCTTTATGGAAGAAGACAGCACCTGATCTTGAAACCTGTTTTATTTACCTCACTGCCGCGACATGCCGACATATAAACATGTTCTGattcttcatcattttttttgctgtttcaaaatttAAGGGAGTTAAGTTTCATGAAttcaataagataaaataaagttcAACCTTTTAAAAGTGTTCGcagaaatatttataaattacaacTAGTATCGATTAATAAAGTCTTTATATCAacgacaaaaatttaaatttatatttgagataaaaatcataCAATCTATAACAACTAGATCAATTTTGTAGACGGGTTTCCATCAGCTTGGACCAGGGTGTTGCATGTTTGAATACTTATCCAATTTTGCTGCTAAACGCTAAGCAAGCTAGCTTGTGCAAGCTTGAGGATGCACTAACGACGGTAGACGAAGTTGTCACCAGTactgaagaattttttttatttttttataaataagatatCAAGTTTGAATCttcttaaatgaaaaatatgactagaaaataagaaattcaCTAAAGATGATTAGttagtcaaattttttataaaaattaattattaataaaattaataaatatttcatagataaataagattataaaaaatatagtctTTCCTGAAATAATTAGCCAaactaagaaattaaattagtcatgaaaataataaatttatttaaaaaaaaacaaattatgatgaaatgatatttttgaaaaaattcataaagagaaagtagAAGATAGTAAAGTACTGGTAATTAACTAGAGAGAAAAGATATAGAGCGTGTGTTGTCTAGATGCAGTTTAGTTTATGCTTTGTGTTTGGGAGGGTAAAGAGTGTGAAAGGAGAAAGGAAGGGTTAAGGATTACGCGGCGTGGCGATACGAGATTGTTGATAAGGCAATAATGGCGGACGCCT from Glycine soja cultivar W05 chromosome 8, ASM419377v2, whole genome shotgun sequence includes:
- the LOC114421056 gene encoding uncharacterized protein LOC114421056 produces the protein MDARFKNFLGFAANHSANAFKILGNSMQVEGRGANYHGTDTILRLDSPGSSIPTSVPSYKGTKRKWDLIDGCMGQRVDSSLSLGLGRSSSSSDSKGSSAAACTAMSSAKDIDEESSLDIELDFSLHLGCEKVHSQKKPVNPSLKTMELQPKFDLELSLSTGPCESDITSVHLNPSPLQLNMEMPLAFSGTQNTDEGSTSCSWKPGIALPSSKTSSNTGTNFLLNQSSKQFDHSPIVVELSSTRPKSSVTCISELTQQQQALHRPSNSKTCQVEGCGKGARGASGRCISHGGGRRCQKPGCHKGAEGRTVYCKAHGGGRRCEFLGCTKSAEGRTDFCIAHGGGRRCNHEGCTRAARGKSGLCIRHGGGKRCQRENCTKSAEGLSGLCISHGGGRRCQAPGCTKGAQGSTMFCKAHGGGKRCTAPGCTKGAEGSTPYCKGHGGGKRCTYQGGGVCTKSVHGGTNFCVAHGGGKRCAVPGCTKSARGRTDHCVRHGGGKRCKFEGCGKSAQGSTDFCKAHGGGKRCSWGHPGSEYGIQQDGPCNSFARGKTGLCALHSGLVHDKRVHGGISLGSVVQDPHSSKTDELKQVLVDKNMDIDMMKIGSSLGTATCSDFEQFEAATAHVSAKEGSHLPVPVAVPEGRVHGGSLMAMLTGSSSRGSSSGRGLVGDPSEPIKGYAMPQSWI